In Sporohalobacter salinus, the sequence CAGAAAGAAAGAGATGCCAAAGTTGTTAGAAAAAAATTAATTAATAAGATTGAAACTGAACCATTAGCAGAGATTGATTATGTAGAAATAGTAAACCAAACAACTTTAAAGACTCTAACAGAAATTAAAGGAAAAATATTAATTGCTTTAGCTGTCTATATTGGCGATACTAGATTAATAGATAACTTAATGTTGGAGGTGAGTTAAATTTATGATGCGGACTATGCATAAATCCAAAATTCATCGGGCAACGGTTACAGAAGCTAATTTAGATTACGTAGGCAGTATAACTATTGATAGAGACTTAATTGAAGCAGCAGATATTTTACCCAATGAAAGAGTACAGGTAGTTAATAATAATAATGGATCTAGGCTTGAAACTTATGTTATTGCTGGCAAACGGGGATCAGGAATTATCTGTCTTAATGGAGCAGCAGCTAGAAAGGTTCAACCTGAAGATGAAGTTATAATAATTTCTTATGGACTTATGAAGGATACTGTTGCTAGAGACTTAGAGCCTAAAGTGATTTTAGTAGATGAGAATAATCAAATCATTGAAGCTTAAATTTGATTATAATTAAATTAATCGTTAATACAGCTTTTATATTGGTTGACAGAATGATAGGGATTATATATAATTGAAGAAAAATTAACTAGATTGTAGGTGAGATATAATGTCCCGGACTTCTAAGCGGAAACAACAGGTACTTAAAATATTACATAGGAATCAAGAACAATATATATCTGGTCAAGAATTAAGTGATAAACTGGGAGTATCGCGAACTGCTATTTGGAAATACATTCAGTCTCTACGCGAACAAGGATATGTAATTGACTCTTCATCTAAACTAGGTTATCGTCTAGTAAAAGCTCCTGATATTCTATCACCTGAAGAAATAAAGAA encodes:
- the panD gene encoding aspartate 1-decarboxylase, with the protein product MMRTMHKSKIHRATVTEANLDYVGSITIDRDLIEAADILPNERVQVVNNNNGSRLETYVIAGKRGSGIICLNGAAARKVQPEDEVIIISYGLMKDTVARDLEPKVILVDENNQIIEA